The Levilactobacillus zymae DNA segment GCTGTCCAAGATCTATGATTTTTGATATACTTCTATGTAAAAAGCGAGTTTGAGCTATGAAAAATTATCCCAGCAATATTACTCGGCAACAATTTGAATTAATTCGACCAGCTTTAGAAAATTTTCGTAAGCGAACTAAGCCTCGAAAATATGACCTCTACGAGGTCTTCTGTGCGGTCCTATATGTCTTGAAAACCGGTTGCCAATGGCGTCAAGTCCCCGGTGATTTCCCAGAATGGCGGTCAGTTTACAACTATTACAAAATTTGGTCAACTAAAGCTGAGCCTACGGCTGATTCTTTATTGGAACAAGTTTTAAAAAAATTGTCATTGCTCGGCGAACTTACCAAGGACGTTCAGCTTTAACTTCCTTTATTATCGTTGACGCTCAGAGCGTCAAAAACACCGCTACTGCTGAAAACAAAGGTTACGACGCTGGTAAGAAAATCTCGGGGATTAAGCGCCATCTGGCAGTTGATATCAATGGCTTTCCGCAGGCCATTCACATGACGCGAGCGAACGTCTCTGATCGAGACGGGGCCAGTGCAATGATCGCTTTACATGCCATGCATTTACGCCAGGTTCAAAATGTCTTAGTTGATGGTGGTTATTCAGGCGTTAATTTTCAGCTCGATGTAGCCAGTAATTTAAACGCAACCGTGCAGGTTGCGAAGCGCAATGAGTTGCATCGATTCGAAGTCATGCCCCAACGTTGGGTAGTCGAACGATCTTTTAGTTGGCTAGAGAATTGTCGGCGACTTTGGAAAAATTGTGAGCGTCAATTAACCACCAGTCTGCAAATGGTCGTTTTAGCGTTTTTAGCACTATTACTTAAGAGATTTTAGACAGCTTCTTAACAGAGATACATATTTTATCTTCTTGACGCTACCGATCTTTTAGCGATAGTGCCATTTTACTTTATTCGGTGTTACGCGATCGTCTAAGTTACTCACTAAGCAATAATTGGGTTGACGAAAATAACAACGTATATTTCATATACACAAACAATGAACTAAAAGATTTACGAAACTGGTCAAATAATAAAATCAATAAGATTAAACACGAATTAATGGACGCAAACCTTTTGTATCAAAAACATATGGGGTTTAATCCAAGATCAGGCAAAAACGAACCAAATAGATTATATTTGGCAGATTTGGAAGTAACAGCAAAAGACGTTTATATTAAGCGAGAGCCATTAAAATCGCCTGAACCCCTTGGTACAAGCGGACTTCTCAAAAAGAGACAAGATCTAGACTATACTAATAATTTAGATACTAATAGATATAATATAGATACTCAAAAG contains these protein-coding regions:
- a CDS encoding IS5 family transposase (programmed frameshift), coding for MKNYPSNITRQQFELIRPALENFRKRTKPRKYDLYEVFCAVLYVLKTGCQWRQVPGDFPEWRSVYNYYKIWSTKAEPTADSLLEQVFKKIVIARRTYQGRSALTSFIIVDAQSVKNTATAENKGYDAGKKISGIKRHLAVDINGFPQAIHMTRANVSDRDGASAMIALHAMHLRQVQNVLVDGGYSGVNFQLDVASNLNATVQVAKRNELHRFEVMPQRWVVERSFSWLENCRRLWKNCERQLTTSLQMVVLAFLALLLKRF